In Zobellia roscoffensis, the following are encoded in one genomic region:
- a CDS encoding sulfatase family protein, with protein sequence MNPSTLINKICFLILFAGLGSLLSAQEQPNVVIVMADDIGLGDIGFYHKERTGKAPVVPTPNIDELIANGMRFSDAHSPASLCAPTRYSMMTGNYPYRNTNSPWGVWSPLTNDGIDDDSTTLSRIAKKAGYNTSFFGKWGLGGVWNGAPEDYSKTEGGAQKFDFDYSIELPQGIQNKPYVYYENGTWMKLKTDSELVHIPFEQTEYDEGNRNRGRDGIGDSNWNPSLAGPILANKAVNYIEQQGKNSAKNPFFMYYCSQAVHVPHSPSESLDGKKIKGSTPGNHGDMIAELDAQVGMMIKALKKTGAYKNTLFVFTSDNGGLNHDKALKDAGHDSSNGLSGKKASIYEGGHRVPFIAVWPEKIAKNSESHVPIVGQDMVSTLSAIVNVPIDDSKVLDSANLLPIFQQKSTEPLHKYLMHRSQDVKGPFHAIREGNFKLIMIADSKKNLKGLKAIELYDLKDNVQEKKNKNLINEPGQAERIQKMQETYLDLNTNGGTTLF encoded by the coding sequence ATGAATCCATCTACATTGATAAACAAAATATGCTTCCTAATTTTATTTGCAGGACTTGGCAGTTTGCTGAGTGCTCAGGAACAACCAAATGTTGTAATCGTAATGGCCGATGATATCGGTCTTGGCGATATCGGTTTTTATCACAAAGAAAGAACGGGTAAAGCACCCGTGGTTCCCACACCTAATATAGATGAACTCATAGCAAATGGTATGCGATTTTCCGATGCCCACTCCCCTGCTTCTTTATGTGCTCCTACCCGATATTCAATGATGACCGGTAATTATCCGTATAGAAATACTAATAGCCCTTGGGGTGTTTGGTCTCCGTTAACCAATGACGGTATTGATGATGACTCCACTACCCTATCCCGGATTGCAAAAAAGGCAGGATATAACACGTCATTTTTTGGCAAATGGGGATTGGGCGGTGTTTGGAACGGTGCTCCAGAAGATTATTCAAAAACAGAGGGAGGTGCTCAAAAATTCGACTTTGATTACTCTATAGAACTACCTCAAGGCATTCAAAACAAACCTTATGTCTATTATGAAAATGGCACGTGGATGAAACTCAAAACTGATTCGGAATTAGTTCATATTCCTTTTGAACAAACCGAATATGACGAAGGAAACAGAAATCGCGGAAGAGATGGTATAGGCGATTCTAATTGGAACCCTTCCTTAGCTGGGCCAATTTTAGCAAACAAAGCTGTAAACTATATTGAACAGCAAGGCAAAAACAGTGCTAAAAATCCATTTTTTATGTACTACTGCAGCCAGGCTGTTCATGTGCCCCATAGTCCATCAGAAAGTTTAGACGGAAAAAAAATAAAAGGTTCTACTCCTGGAAATCATGGGGATATGATTGCCGAACTAGATGCCCAAGTGGGTATGATGATAAAAGCTCTTAAAAAAACCGGGGCGTATAAAAATACCCTTTTTGTATTTACTTCTGATAATGGAGGCCTTAATCATGACAAAGCGTTAAAAGACGCAGGGCATGATTCCAGTAATGGGCTTTCTGGCAAAAAAGCTTCAATCTATGAAGGTGGGCATCGTGTTCCTTTTATCGCCGTTTGGCCGGAAAAAATTGCTAAAAACTCAGAATCCCATGTTCCTATTGTAGGTCAGGATATGGTTTCCACCTTATCAGCAATTGTAAACGTTCCGATTGATGATAGTAAAGTGTTAGATTCCGCTAATCTTCTTCCCATCTTTCAACAAAAATCCACAGAACCGCTGCACAAATACCTCATGCACAGGTCCCAAGATGTTAAGGGTCCTTTTCATGCCATTCGTGAAGGTAATTTTAAACTGATCATGATAGCGGATAGTAAGAAAAACCTAAAAGGACTAAAAGCAATTGAACTGTATGATTTAAAGGACAATGTACAAGAGAAGAAAAATAAAAATCTAATTAATGAGCCCGGGCAAGCAGAGCGTATACAAAAAATGCAAGAGACCTATCTGGATTTAAACACCAATGGAGGAACTACACTTTTTTAA